In one window of Bizionia sp. M204 DNA:
- a CDS encoding FeoB-associated Cys-rich membrane protein — protein MGPIIQNIIAFTILGLAILFLIRKFIWSPKKKNSKNCGGDDGCGCH, from the coding sequence ATGGGTCCAATTATTCAAAATATTATCGCTTTTACCATTCTAGGTCTGGCCATCTTATTTTTAATTCGGAAATTTATTTGGAGTCCTAAAAAGAAAAATTCGAAAAATTGTGGTGGTGACGATGGTTGTGGCTGCCACTAA
- a CDS encoding metal-dependent transcriptional regulator produces the protein MITLTEENYIKAIYHLGKQGRENVNTNALAEAMNTKASSATDMIRKLAEKDYANYKKYKGVTLTESGKKIAINIIRKHRLWEVFLVEKLNFTWDEVHDLAEQLEHIKSQKLIDELDAFLGHPTHDPHGDPIPDKHGEITFVEKIILSQAQEHQKYSCLGVNDSSSEFLQYLNKNNIGLGSIIEVMHIEPFDKSISIKANGKLLTVSQSVAKNLYLKKL, from the coding sequence ATGATTACGTTAACGGAAGAAAATTACATTAAAGCTATTTATCATTTAGGTAAACAGGGACGCGAGAATGTGAATACCAATGCTTTAGCTGAAGCTATGAATACCAAAGCATCATCAGCAACAGACATGATTCGGAAATTAGCGGAAAAGGATTATGCGAATTATAAAAAGTATAAGGGTGTGACCTTAACAGAATCTGGAAAAAAAATTGCGATTAATATTATTAGAAAACACCGACTTTGGGAGGTGTTTTTAGTGGAGAAGTTAAATTTTACTTGGGATGAGGTTCACGATTTAGCGGAACAATTGGAACATATTAAATCGCAAAAATTAATTGATGAATTAGATGCTTTTTTAGGTCATCCAACGCATGATCCTCATGGAGATCCTATTCCAGATAAACACGGCGAAATTACCTTTGTTGAAAAAATAATATTATCGCAAGCTCAAGAACACCAAAAATATAGTTGTTTGGGTGTGAATGATAGTTCATCTGAATTTCTACAATATTTAAATAAAAACAATATTGGTTTAGGTTCGATTATTGAAGTGATGCATATTGAGCCTTTTGATAAATCTATCAGCATTAAGGCTAATGGTAAATTATTAACGGTTTCTCAAAGTGTGGCGAAAAATCTATACTTAAAAAAGCTCTGA
- a CDS encoding TonB-dependent receptor, with product MRLIILVFFISIGSYAQTSFSISGSIGSEGESLPFASVYLENTTTRTTTNTDGFYTLNNISPGNYTLVASFTGHTTVKKNILIEDKNITVNFTLESGESLDEVVITGTLKAVSRLESPVPVEIYTSAFFKKNPTSNIFEALQNVNGVRPQLNCNICNTGDIHINGLEGPYTLVLIDGMPIVSGLSTVYGLSGIPNSLIEQVEIVKGPASSLYGSEAVGGLINIITKLPENAPIFFADSNINTWGEWNLDAGFKTKVGKKATLLFGTNYFKYDNPIDNNHDNFTDVTLQDRISIFQKWNFKRKHNRKFSLAGRYFYEDRWGGEMNWNKNYRGGNEIYAESIYTSRYELIGEYQLPIIENISFQFSYSDHDQNSVYGDTPYLAQQRIGFGQFIWDKQIKNHDFLIGTAIRYNYYNDNTTATINADEVTIPSLFIQDEIDFDEKQSLLLSLRYDYDERHGNIFTPRLAYRFKPTESDIIRLNAGTGFRVVNLFTEEHAALTGARDVVIKEELKPEQSYNVTLNYLKKLYTKNGMLFTFDTSAWYTYFTNAIIPDYDTNPNQIIYSNLDGYSTSKGISLSVDATFGSGISASIAATWQDVSQIKNGIQSQQILTESYSGVWSFSYKNYPTNLTLDYTGNLYGPMRLPLLGDLDPREEYSPVWSIQNIQLTYDGITNFEFYGGVKNILDWTPNQGNPFIIARADDPFDENVQFDPNGNVIPTPDNPYALTFDPSYVYGPNQGIRFFFGVRYKLR from the coding sequence ATGAGGCTAATTATACTTGTCTTTTTTATAAGCATTGGAAGCTATGCTCAAACAAGCTTTAGCATTTCTGGCAGCATTGGTTCTGAAGGTGAATCACTTCCTTTTGCCAGTGTTTATCTAGAAAACACCACAACAAGAACAACTACAAATACTGATGGTTTTTATACCCTAAACAATATTTCTCCGGGAAATTACACGTTGGTAGCTTCCTTCACAGGACATACAACCGTTAAAAAAAATATACTTATTGAAGATAAAAACATAACCGTCAATTTTACATTGGAAAGCGGCGAATCTTTAGATGAAGTGGTAATCACAGGAACTCTAAAAGCAGTTTCTAGATTGGAGAGTCCTGTACCAGTTGAGATATACACATCTGCCTTTTTTAAAAAGAACCCAACATCCAATATATTTGAAGCGCTTCAAAATGTTAATGGTGTTAGACCACAGTTAAATTGCAATATTTGTAATACAGGAGACATTCATATCAACGGTCTCGAAGGACCTTATACTTTGGTCTTAATTGATGGAATGCCTATTGTTAGTGGTTTATCAACAGTTTATGGTTTATCTGGAATTCCAAATTCACTCATTGAACAAGTCGAAATTGTAAAAGGTCCAGCATCTTCTTTATATGGAAGTGAAGCCGTTGGCGGTTTAATTAATATTATTACAAAACTACCGGAAAACGCACCTATTTTCTTTGCCGACAGCAATATTAATACATGGGGAGAATGGAATTTAGACGCTGGGTTTAAAACAAAAGTAGGTAAAAAAGCCACGCTTCTTTTTGGAACCAACTATTTTAAATACGATAATCCCATAGATAATAACCACGATAATTTTACAGACGTTACCCTTCAAGATAGGATTTCTATTTTTCAAAAATGGAATTTTAAACGAAAACATAACCGCAAATTTTCTTTAGCTGGTCGTTATTTTTACGAAGATCGTTGGGGAGGCGAAATGAATTGGAATAAAAACTACAGAGGTGGAAATGAAATTTATGCAGAAAGCATTTATACATCACGCTACGAGTTAATTGGTGAATATCAATTACCTATTATTGAAAATATTAGCTTTCAATTTTCTTATTCGGATCATGACCAAAATTCTGTTTATGGAGACACGCCGTATTTAGCACAACAGCGTATAGGCTTTGGGCAATTTATTTGGGATAAACAGATTAAAAATCATGATTTTTTAATAGGCACAGCTATTCGTTACAATTATTATAACGATAATACCACAGCAACAATAAATGCTGATGAAGTAACTATTCCTTCCCTATTTATACAAGATGAAATTGATTTCGACGAGAAACAAAGCCTTCTATTAAGTTTGCGCTACGATTACGATGAACGTCACGGCAACATTTTTACACCACGTTTAGCTTACCGCTTCAAACCCACAGAAAGTGATATTATTAGACTGAATGCCGGAACAGGTTTCCGCGTCGTTAACCTTTTTACTGAAGAACATGCTGCACTAACTGGGGCTCGCGATGTTGTTATTAAAGAAGAATTAAAACCCGAACAATCCTATAACGTGACTTTAAATTATTTAAAAAAATTATATACCAAAAACGGCATGCTTTTTACCTTTGATACCTCGGCATGGTACACCTATTTTACAAACGCCATTATACCAGATTACGACACCAATCCCAACCAAATTATATATTCAAACCTAGATGGTTATTCCACATCTAAAGGTATTAGTTTAAGTGTTGATGCCACATTTGGAAGTGGCATTTCGGCTTCAATTGCTGCAACATGGCAAGATGTTTCACAAATTAAAAATGGCATACAAAGTCAACAAATTTTAACCGAAAGTTATTCGGGTGTGTGGTCATTTAGTTATAAAAATTATCCAACAAATTTAACGCTAGATTATACAGGAAATTTATACGGTCCCATGCGTTTACCGCTATTAGGTGATTTAGATCCACGAGAAGAATATTCACCCGTTTGGAGCATTCAAAATATCCAACTGACCTATGATGGTATAACCAATTTTGAATTTTATGGAGGCGTAAAAAACATACTTGACTGGACACCGAACCAGGGAAATCCATTTATAATTGCACGTGCTGATGATCCGTTTGATGAAAACGTACAATTTGACCCAAACGGGAATGTTATTCCAACCCCAGATAATCCCTATGCATTAACCTTCGATCCATCCTATGTTTATGGACCAAATCAAGGGATTCGATTCTTCTTTGGTGTTCGTTACAAATTACGTTAA
- a CDS encoding metal ABC transporter solute-binding protein, Zn/Mn family → MKKLVFVITILGIVYSCKNENNTNSKLQVVTTTTMITDLVQNIGGNYIDVEGLMGSGVDPHLYKASEGDVNKIAHADVIFYGGLHLEGKLVEVFEKMGSQNINTIAVSDAVDKKTLIGSEYFASNYDPHIWFDVTNWELITQFVVEKLSEANPEHQAAFEKNGADYLEKLKALNEEIKSVISTLPEDKRILVTAHDAFNYFGQAYGFEVVGLQGLSTATEAGVQDVQNLATFIIDKQVKAIFVESSVPKRTIEALQAAVQSKGFDVQIGGTLYSDALGNAGTEEGTYIGMFTYNVNTIVNALK, encoded by the coding sequence ATGAAAAAATTAGTTTTTGTCATTACAATTTTGGGAATAGTTTATTCTTGTAAAAACGAAAATAACACCAATTCCAAATTACAAGTTGTTACAACCACAACTATGATAACCGATTTAGTTCAAAATATTGGTGGGAATTATATAGATGTTGAGGGTTTAATGGGAAGCGGTGTAGATCCACATTTATATAAAGCCAGTGAAGGCGATGTCAATAAAATTGCGCATGCTGATGTTATTTTTTATGGTGGATTACACTTGGAAGGCAAACTCGTTGAAGTCTTCGAAAAAATGGGAAGTCAAAATATTAATACCATTGCCGTTTCAGATGCGGTAGATAAAAAAACACTAATTGGGTCTGAATATTTCGCCTCTAATTATGATCCCCATATATGGTTTGATGTAACAAATTGGGAATTAATTACACAATTTGTTGTCGAAAAATTATCAGAAGCCAACCCAGAACATCAAGCAGCTTTCGAAAAAAATGGTGCGGATTATTTAGAAAAGTTAAAAGCTTTAAATGAAGAAATAAAGTCTGTAATCAGTACACTACCAGAAGACAAACGTATTCTAGTTACCGCTCATGATGCATTTAATTATTTTGGCCAAGCTTACGGTTTTGAAGTTGTTGGGCTTCAAGGGTTATCAACGGCTACCGAGGCTGGTGTTCAAGACGTTCAAAATTTAGCTACCTTTATTATTGACAAACAAGTAAAAGCCATTTTTGTAGAAAGTTCCGTGCCAAAACGTACTATTGAAGCACTCCAAGCTGCCGTACAATCTAAAGGTTTTGATGTGCAAATTGGTGGCACATTATATTCAGATGCATTGGGAAATGCTGGCACAGAAGAAGGTACGTATATTGGTATGTTTACCTATAATGTGAATACGATTGTGAATGCGCTCAAGTAA
- a CDS encoding metal ABC transporter ATP-binding protein has protein sequence MKQPNENKNTTDPSGVMAVQIDDLTVAYNYKPVLWDIDLEIPEGVLMAIVGPNGAGKSTLIKAILGILKPIAGSVSIYGKPYNKQRDLVAYVPQKGSVDWDFPTTALDVVMMGTYGSLGWIKRPGQKEKKASLEALEQVGMLAFKNRQISQLSGGQQQRIFLARALVQDASIYFMDEPFQGVDATTEIAIINILKALRKANKTVIVVHHDLQTVPEYFDWVTFLNVKKIATGPVKDIFNDDNLTKTYGINYKVSIQK, from the coding sequence ATGAAACAACCAAACGAAAATAAAAACACAACGGACCCGTCGGGCGTCATGGCCGTTCAAATAGACGACCTTACCGTTGCCTATAACTACAAACCCGTACTTTGGGATATTGACTTGGAAATCCCAGAAGGCGTGCTTATGGCCATTGTTGGCCCAAATGGCGCCGGAAAATCCACGCTTATCAAAGCCATTTTAGGAATTTTAAAACCTATAGCTGGTAGTGTAAGCATTTACGGCAAACCCTATAATAAACAACGAGATTTAGTAGCGTATGTTCCACAAAAAGGGAGTGTGGATTGGGATTTTCCTACGACAGCTTTAGATGTTGTTATGATGGGAACTTATGGAAGTTTGGGCTGGATTAAACGACCAGGGCAAAAGGAGAAAAAAGCATCTTTAGAAGCTTTGGAACAAGTGGGGATGTTAGCCTTTAAAAACCGTCAAATTAGTCAGCTGTCTGGTGGTCAGCAACAACGTATTTTTTTAGCACGAGCACTCGTTCAAGATGCTTCCATTTATTTTATGGATGAACCCTTTCAAGGTGTGGATGCTACAACTGAAATTGCCATTATTAACATCCTAAAAGCTTTACGAAAAGCGAATAAAACGGTCATTGTTGTCCATCACGATTTACAAACCGTTCCGGAGTATTTTGACTGGGTAACTTTCTTAAATGTGAAAAAAATTGCCACTGGTCCTGTTAAAGATATTTTTAATGATGACAACCTAACAAAGACCTATGGTATTAATTATAAGGTGAGTATTCAGAAATAA
- a CDS encoding metal ABC transporter permease encodes MLGSFAVLRKQSLLGDAISHAALPGIAIAFLITGAKDSNTLLLGALVSGLIGTFWIRGIVTKTHLKSDTALGLILSLFFGFGMLLLTFIQKQPNANQAGLEKYLFGQAATLVESDVWLMAIVTGLCLIVLLLFWKEFKILLFDKDYAQTIGFNTKIIDILITSFIVVAIVLGLQTVGVVLMSAMLLAPAAAARQWTNSLSTMVFLAAIFGAFSGVFGTAISASQNNLSTGPVIVLVASVFVLFSFIFSPNRGLLFRQIRFIKNRRDLEQHKTLAFMFQIAKTHDNISHPHTIKILNNFQGFTRGTLQKLVDKNYVTLDGTMWSLTQEGFETASNLYNQQTTKHE; translated from the coding sequence ATGCTAGGAAGTTTTGCTGTATTGCGAAAACAAAGCTTACTAGGTGATGCCATTTCGCATGCTGCCTTGCCTGGAATTGCCATTGCATTTTTAATTACAGGAGCCAAAGACAGCAACACCTTATTACTTGGAGCTTTAGTCAGCGGCTTAATCGGAACGTTTTGGATTCGTGGAATTGTTACTAAAACACACTTAAAATCAGATACGGCTTTAGGATTAATTTTGTCCTTGTTTTTTGGATTTGGAATGCTCTTATTAACCTTTATTCAAAAACAACCCAATGCCAATCAAGCGGGTTTGGAAAAATATTTATTCGGCCAGGCAGCAACACTTGTAGAAAGTGATGTTTGGCTGATGGCAATTGTTACTGGGCTTTGCTTAATTGTTTTACTCCTATTTTGGAAAGAATTTAAAATTCTTTTATTTGATAAAGATTATGCACAAACCATTGGTTTTAACACAAAAATAATTGACATTCTTATTACCTCGTTCATCGTGGTAGCCATTGTTTTAGGCCTACAAACAGTTGGCGTGGTATTAATGAGCGCCATGCTTTTAGCACCTGCAGCTGCAGCGCGACAGTGGACAAATAGCTTAAGTACCATGGTATTTCTGGCGGCTATTTTTGGTGCATTTTCGGGTGTTTTTGGAACGGCCATTAGCGCTAGTCAAAACAACTTATCTACAGGACCCGTAATTGTTTTAGTGGCATCCGTGTTTGTATTGTTTTCCTTTATTTTTTCACCAAATCGTGGATTACTTTTCAGACAAATTAGATTTATTAAAAATCGTCGTGATTTAGAACAACATAAAACGTTAGCATTCATGTTTCAAATTGCGAAAACACACGATAATATTTCGCATCCGCATACCATTAAAATTCTAAATAATTTTCAAGGATTTACAAGAGGAACACTTCAAAAATTAGTCGATAAAAATTATGTTACGCTTGATGGAACGATGTGGAGTTTAACGCAGGAAGGTTTTGAAACCGCTTCCAATTTGTACAACCAACAAACTACAAAACATGAGTAG
- a CDS encoding metal ABC transporter permease, producing MSSAQFEIQLIASLVALACAIPGTFLVLRKMAMISDAISHSILPGLVVGFFITQDLNSPLLILLAALTGVITVVLVEQIQKTGLVKEDTAIGLVFPALFSIGVIMIAKNANDIHLDVDAVLLGELAFAPFDRLIISGTDVGPKSLWVIGTILLITIGLLIAFFKELKLSTFDAGLAASLGFSPVAIHYGLMTVSSVTTVGAFDAVGAILVVALMIAPAASAYLLTTDLKKMLALSMFFGVFSAISGYWLAHWLDASIAGSITTMLGVLFLIVYLFAPSKGLIVVMYREKQQKIEVSLLTFLLHLKNHAEASERHVNHLSEHINWQKIRAKTVLDLAQKNNMITIDNNLVSLTEKGDIFTTQAIDYIITNEDAQIEDMKDDFFLFRG from the coding sequence ATGAGTAGCGCACAATTTGAAATACAGCTTATTGCTAGTTTGGTGGCCTTAGCCTGTGCCATTCCAGGAACTTTCTTGGTACTGCGGAAAATGGCCATGATTAGTGACGCCATTAGTCATTCTATTTTACCAGGTTTAGTGGTTGGATTTTTTATTACCCAAGATTTAAATTCGCCATTACTTATACTTTTAGCAGCATTAACTGGTGTAATTACGGTTGTTTTGGTGGAACAAATTCAGAAAACAGGATTAGTAAAGGAAGACACAGCTATCGGACTCGTTTTTCCGGCCCTGTTTAGTATAGGTGTCATTATGATTGCAAAAAATGCCAATGACATCCACCTAGACGTAGATGCTGTTTTACTAGGTGAATTAGCATTTGCCCCTTTTGATAGACTCATTATTTCAGGAACAGATGTTGGCCCAAAATCCCTTTGGGTAATTGGCACCATTCTATTAATTACAATTGGACTTTTAATCGCCTTTTTTAAAGAACTCAAATTAAGCACGTTTGATGCTGGTTTGGCAGCATCTTTAGGATTTTCACCTGTCGCTATTCATTATGGATTAATGACGGTTTCATCGGTAACAACTGTTGGCGCCTTTGATGCTGTTGGTGCTATTTTAGTCGTGGCGCTTATGATTGCTCCTGCTGCAAGTGCCTATTTACTAACAACCGATTTAAAGAAAATGCTCGCATTATCCATGTTTTTTGGCGTGTTTAGTGCTATTTCTGGTTATTGGCTAGCGCATTGGTTAGATGCTTCCATTGCGGGATCCATCACTACCATGTTAGGTGTTTTATTTTTAATTGTGTATTTATTTGCACCTAGCAAAGGATTAATTGTCGTAATGTATCGTGAGAAACAGCAAAAAATTGAAGTGTCGCTTCTCACCTTTTTACTGCATTTAAAAAACCACGCTGAAGCTAGTGAACGCCATGTGAATCATCTTTCCGAACATATTAACTGGCAAAAAATTCGAGCAAAAACGGTTTTAGATTTAGCTCAAAAAAACAATATGATTACTATTGATAACAACCTTGTTTCCTTAACCGAAAAAGGGGATATATTTACCACACAAGCTATCGATTATATCATTACCAACGAAGATGCACAAATTGAAGATATGAAGGATGATTTCTTTTTGTTTAGGGGTTAA
- the dcm gene encoding DNA (cytosine-5-)-methyltransferase, producing MVIKDYYSISEVSDILGKSTETLRRWDNSGKLPAAREPMSDYRIYRKEQLELFPRFNEYINGNDFQGNFVKPDNAYSVLELFAGAGGLALGLEKAGLKCVALNEIDKWACGTLRKNRPNWNILEGDIQNFDFSDYTNKVDIVTGGFPCQAFSYAGKKLGLNDTRGTLFYEFARVVNDVKPKICLGENVKGLLSHEKGKTLEGMISVLDEIGYNVVTPTKVLKAINYNVPQKRERLILIGVRKDIHLKYKYPLPYDTIYNLSDALKKGELFDCNVPKSEGSKYPQHKKDVLDLVPQKGYWRDLPLDIQKEYMQKSFYLGGGKTGMARRIGWDEPCLTLTCSPAQKQTERCHPEETRPFTVREYARIQTFPDNWKFHGSVSQQYKQIGNAVPVNLAKEIGYSLVSFLNKYYEIHQKNLDSISFESASIV from the coding sequence ATGGTTATTAAAGATTATTATTCTATTTCAGAGGTATCAGATATTTTGGGGAAAAGCACAGAAACCTTAAGGCGCTGGGACAATTCTGGCAAACTTCCTGCTGCTCGTGAACCGATGAGTGATTATAGAATTTATAGAAAAGAGCAACTAGAGCTTTTTCCAAGGTTTAATGAATACATAAATGGAAATGATTTTCAAGGGAATTTTGTAAAACCAGATAATGCATATTCTGTTTTAGAATTGTTTGCTGGAGCAGGTGGATTAGCTTTAGGACTTGAAAAAGCGGGTTTAAAATGTGTTGCCTTAAATGAAATTGACAAATGGGCTTGTGGAACCTTAAGAAAAAACAGGCCAAATTGGAATATTTTGGAAGGTGATATTCAAAATTTTGATTTTTCAGATTACACCAATAAAGTTGATATAGTAACTGGCGGATTTCCTTGTCAAGCTTTTAGCTATGCTGGGAAAAAACTAGGATTGAATGATACACGGGGTACTTTGTTTTATGAATTTGCGCGCGTTGTTAATGATGTGAAGCCAAAAATTTGTTTAGGTGAAAACGTTAAAGGTTTATTAAGTCATGAAAAAGGAAAAACACTTGAAGGCATGATTTCTGTTTTAGATGAAATTGGCTACAATGTTGTAACACCAACCAAAGTTTTAAAAGCTATAAATTATAATGTTCCCCAGAAAAGAGAACGCCTTATTTTAATAGGTGTTCGTAAAGATATCCATTTAAAATATAAATACCCTTTACCTTATGACACCATTTACAATTTGAGTGATGCTTTAAAAAAAGGTGAATTATTTGATTGTAATGTTCCAAAATCTGAAGGCTCAAAATATCCACAACATAAAAAAGACGTTTTAGATTTGGTTCCGCAAAAGGGATATTGGCGCGATTTGCCTTTAGATATTCAAAAGGAATACATGCAAAAAAGCTTCTATTTGGGTGGTGGAAAAACAGGAATGGCAAGACGTATTGGCTGGGACGAACCTTGTTTGACGTTAACCTGTAGTCCTGCTCAAAAACAAACGGAACGCTGTCATCCTGAAGAAACGAGACCTTTTACCGTAAGAGAATACGCACGAATTCAAACCTTCCCCGACAACTGGAAATTCCATGGTTCTGTAAGTCAACAATACAAACAAATAGGTAATGCAGTTCCTGTAAATTTAGCTAAAGAAATAGGTTATTCTTTGGTCTCTTTTTTGAATAAATATTATGAGATTCATCAAAAAAATTTAGATTCTATTTCTTTTGAAAGCGCATCGATAGTTTGA